A part of Chloroflexota bacterium genomic DNA contains:
- a CDS encoding DUF1810 domain-containing protein yields the protein MSQLDSFDLQRFVTAQEPVYTEVLAELRSGRKRTHWMWFVFPQVTGLGFSPTSRLYAIKSVEEAQAYLKHPLLGSRLRKCVAVLLAGDSSSAFSIFGQPDTMKFQSSLTLFAGISESGSVFEQALNRFFSDERCQKTVAFLQAANYLP from the coding sequence ATGTCTCAGTTGGATAGCTTTGATCTTCAACGTTTTGTAACTGCACAGGAACCGGTTTACACCGAGGTGCTGGCTGAGCTGCGCTCGGGCCGAAAACGCACCCATTGGATGTGGTTTGTCTTTCCGCAGGTGACCGGTTTGGGTTTTAGTCCCACTTCACGACTATACGCCATCAAAAGTGTTGAGGAAGCCCAGGCCTATCTGAAACATCCTTTATTGGGATCGCGCCTGCGTAAATGTGTGGCGGTTCTGCTTGCAGGGGATAGTTCATCTGCATTTTCCATCTTTGGTCAGCCCGATACAATGAAATTTCAATCCTCGTTGACTCTCTTTGCAGGAATCAGTGAATCTGGGTCGGTATTTGAACAGGCTCTTAATCGTTTCTTTTCAGATGAACGATGTCAAAAAACGGTGGCATTTCTACAAGCAGCCAATTATTTGCCCTGA
- a CDS encoding polysaccharide deacetylase family protein, which translates to MQPNPVLKKLGFSNDDLVIIIHTDDIGMCQASVDAFADLVEFGLISSGAVMVPCPWFLEAAKFAVAHPEADLGAHMTLTSEWDTYRWGPISTRDPETGLMDEEGFLHKKSEGVWSNAKPEAAIQELEMQIQRALQAGMNLTHMDTHMGSVAHPGIIPGYVQLAIKYGLPPMIPRMTAEAFAARPDVDNEAAAMAVELINTLEEMGVPLLDGLSGLELVDANNRFEQAKQALQALKPGLTHFIIHPSKDTPELRHITKSWDCRVADYETFMSEATREFIKNEGIHVIGYRALKEIMPTAP; encoded by the coding sequence ATGCAACCCAACCCCGTACTAAAGAAACTCGGATTTTCCAATGATGATCTGGTGATCATTATCCATACAGATGACATCGGCATGTGCCAGGCATCCGTGGACGCCTTCGCCGATCTGGTGGAATTTGGCCTGATCTCCAGTGGCGCAGTGATGGTGCCCTGTCCCTGGTTCCTCGAAGCGGCCAAATTTGCCGTGGCGCATCCCGAAGCGGACCTTGGTGCCCATATGACCCTGACCAGCGAGTGGGACACCTACCGCTGGGGGCCAATCAGTACCCGCGATCCCGAAACCGGTTTGATGGATGAAGAGGGTTTCCTTCACAAGAAATCCGAAGGTGTGTGGTCAAATGCCAAACCTGAAGCCGCCATCCAAGAATTGGAGATGCAGATCCAGCGGGCTTTGCAGGCTGGTATGAACCTGACCCATATGGATACGCACATGGGCTCCGTTGCCCATCCCGGCATCATCCCCGGTTATGTTCAATTGGCGATCAAGTATGGCCTGCCCCCAATGATCCCCAGAATGACCGCAGAGGCTTTCGCCGCCCGACCTGATGTGGATAACGAGGCTGCAGCAATGGCCGTGGAATTGATAAACACACTGGAAGAAATGGGCGTCCCGCTGTTGGATGGCCTTTCCGGGTTGGAATTGGTGGATGCGAACAATCGCTTTGAACAGGCCAAGCAAGCCCTGCAAGCGCTCAAACCGGGACTGACCCATTTCATCATCCATCCTTCCAAAGACACACCAGAATTACGTCATATCACCAAATCCTGGGATTGCCGGGTTGCTGATTACGAGACTTTTATGAGTGAAGCCACCCGCGAGTTCATTAAAAACGAAGGTATCCACGTCATCGGCTATAGGGCGCTCAAGGAGATTATGCCAACTGCCCCCTAA
- a CDS encoding NADP-dependent malic enzyme — translation MSPQFPHQPSPEEIEKLLAKASQPAQDAIRLHEYFRGKMSTLPKCPVEQIDDFSIWYTPGVAAPCKEIAQHPERVYDLTNKGNLIAVVSDGSRVLGLGDIGPEAGLPVMEGKAMLFKYLGGVDAVPIMLEPSDPEPFIETVLRLQPGFGGINLEDISQPKCFEILDRLRGEARIPVWHDDQQGTATVTLAGLMNALKLVGKDKGDIRITFVGSGAAGVACSRLIFAWGVDPAKATMVDVRGILGKHRNDFPENTPQHHLCQVTNQEGREGGIEAALQGADVVISYSQPGPGVILPEWIRGMAADPIVFACANPVPEIWPWEAQAAGAAVVATGRSDFPNQVNNSLSFPGIFRGVLDVRASTITDEMCFAAAKALAEAVGDSLDGEHLLPRMMDMEIYPLQAAAVGLKAQEQGIASLKSSRSELLNRAEYMIGLAQSSTDVLMEAHCIPPFPEN, via the coding sequence ATGTCACCTCAATTCCCTCACCAACCCAGCCCGGAAGAAATCGAAAAACTACTGGCCAAAGCCAGCCAACCCGCCCAGGACGCTATCCGGTTGCATGAATACTTCCGGGGCAAGATGAGCACCCTTCCGAAATGCCCGGTGGAGCAAATTGACGACTTTTCCATCTGGTATACACCGGGTGTGGCAGCGCCCTGCAAGGAAATTGCGCAGCATCCCGAACGGGTCTATGACCTGACCAATAAAGGCAACCTGATCGCCGTTGTCAGTGACGGCTCACGGGTTTTGGGCCTGGGTGATATCGGCCCGGAAGCAGGACTGCCTGTGATGGAAGGGAAAGCCATGCTGTTCAAATATCTGGGCGGCGTGGATGCCGTCCCGATCATGCTGGAGCCGTCCGACCCGGAACCCTTCATTGAAACGGTCCTGCGGCTGCAGCCCGGCTTTGGCGGCATCAACCTGGAAGACATCAGCCAGCCCAAATGTTTTGAGATTCTGGACCGCTTACGCGGGGAAGCACGAATCCCGGTTTGGCATGATGACCAACAGGGCACTGCAACGGTCACGCTGGCAGGGCTGATGAACGCCCTCAAACTGGTCGGCAAGGACAAAGGTGATATCCGCATCACTTTCGTGGGCAGCGGCGCGGCCGGTGTGGCTTGTTCCAGGCTGATCTTCGCCTGGGGCGTGGACCCGGCCAAGGCCACCATGGTGGATGTCCGCGGCATCCTCGGCAAACACCGGAACGACTTCCCCGAAAATACCCCCCAACACCATTTATGCCAGGTCACCAACCAGGAGGGCCGTGAAGGCGGGATTGAAGCCGCCCTGCAAGGCGCTGATGTAGTCATCAGCTATTCCCAGCCCGGCCCGGGCGTGATCCTGCCGGAATGGATCCGGGGGATGGCGGCTGACCCAATCGTCTTCGCCTGTGCCAACCCAGTGCCTGAGATCTGGCCCTGGGAGGCGCAAGCCGCCGGGGCAGCCGTGGTTGCGACAGGGCGCTCCGACTTTCCCAACCAGGTCAATAATTCACTCTCCTTCCCCGGAATTTTCCGGGGTGTTCTGGATGTGCGTGCCAGCACGATCACCGATGAAATGTGCTTCGCTGCGGCGAAAGCCCTGGCCGAAGCGGTGGGTGACTCACTGGACGGTGAACACCTCCTGCCACGAATGATGGATATGGAAATCTATCCCCTCCAGGCAGCGGCTGTGGGGCTAAAAGCCCAGGAACAGGGTATAGCCAGTCTGAAATCCTCCCGAAGCGAACTGCTGAATCGGGCGGAGTACATGATCGGTCTGGCCCAATCGTCAACGGATGTATTGATGGAAGCCCATTGCATCCCACCTTTTCCAGAGAACTAG
- a CDS encoding MFS transporter yields MSEHTVHAPKKLSLSYKVHWGLAALGTSLISGIYGGLLTIFYQDYLGLNATWIGIAATIYAIWNAFNDPLFGYITDSTRSKKGRRIPYMRYTAPFLALTFVLVWFAPPQAGQQALFWWMLVTMLLYDTCYTIVGLVYSALLPEVTESDAQRNGLQISSSLFGMLGTLLGFLIPDMVRPKTGDTSLMPLYIAMVIVAIISAGLIMLTTFKVKERREFVTMDKDVPLWDAIKFTFTSKSFLVLVSENFMSILMSSLILGSIYYLADYVLQWPAMQLLVFLFVPLIIGIPLTTYFRKWLGVVGAQQFLLVLAGIGLMAIAIVPKSLIPVCIALAGFGLSGPQTLTNVLFAQVADEDELRTGARREGAFFGVNALITKPAQSIAIWIIPFILETTNFLTRASNEGEIILNQPAEAIQGMKIFAGVIPGAACILGAIILIWFPLRGKYLKKVQDDVLLLHQEKQEAFNAMEQKEA; encoded by the coding sequence ATGTCAGAACATACTGTACATGCACCGAAAAAGCTCAGTCTAAGTTATAAAGTCCATTGGGGCTTAGCTGCCCTGGGAACGTCATTGATCTCCGGCATTTATGGCGGGCTGTTGACCATCTTTTACCAGGATTACCTGGGGCTCAACGCCACCTGGATCGGCATCGCAGCGACGATTTATGCGATCTGGAACGCATTCAATGACCCGCTCTTTGGTTATATCACCGACAGCACCCGCAGCAAGAAAGGCCGGCGCATCCCTTATATGCGATACACTGCGCCTTTCCTGGCCCTGACCTTTGTTCTGGTCTGGTTTGCGCCTCCGCAAGCCGGCCAACAGGCCCTTTTCTGGTGGATGCTGGTGACAATGCTGCTATATGACACCTGCTATACCATCGTTGGCCTGGTCTATTCTGCACTTCTGCCGGAAGTGACTGAGTCGGATGCGCAGCGCAATGGCCTGCAGATTTCCAGTTCACTCTTTGGGATGCTGGGGACCTTGTTGGGCTTTCTCATCCCTGATATGGTACGCCCCAAGACTGGGGATACTTCCCTTATGCCGCTTTATATTGCGATGGTGATTGTTGCTATCATCAGCGCGGGGCTGATCATGCTCACTACCTTCAAGGTCAAAGAGCGGCGTGAATTTGTCACGATGGACAAGGATGTGCCCTTGTGGGATGCGATCAAATTTACCTTCACCAGCAAGTCTTTCCTGGTCCTCGTCTCGGAGAACTTTATGTCGATCCTGATGAGTTCACTCATCCTGGGTTCGATTTATTATCTGGCGGATTATGTGCTGCAGTGGCCGGCGATGCAGCTTTTGGTTTTCCTGTTTGTGCCGCTCATCATCGGGATCCCGCTCACAACCTATTTCCGAAAGTGGTTAGGGGTAGTGGGAGCCCAACAGTTCTTATTAGTTCTGGCGGGAATTGGGTTGATGGCGATTGCCATAGTGCCAAAATCGCTGATTCCGGTCTGTATCGCCCTGGCGGGCTTTGGGCTTTCCGGCCCGCAGACGTTGACCAATGTCCTTTTTGCCCAGGTTGCTGATGAAGATGAGCTGCGTACCGGGGCTCGGCGGGAGGGCGCTTTTTTTGGCGTCAATGCCTTGATCACCAAACCAGCGCAGTCCATTGCGATTTGGATCATCCCCTTTATTTTGGAAACGACCAATTTCCTCACCCGTGCTTCTAATGAAGGTGAGATCATCCTCAATCAGCCGGCTGAGGCGATTCAAGGTATGAAAATCTTTGCTGGGGTTATCCCGGGTGCGGCTTGTATACTTGGTGCGATTATTCTGATTTGGTTCCCCTTACGCGGGAAATACTTGAAGAAAGTCCAGGACGATGTTCTGCTGCTTCATCAGGAGAAGCAAGAGGCATTCAATGCTATGGAGCAGAAAGAAGCTTAA
- the rsmA gene encoding ribosomal RNA small subunit methyltransferase A encodes MTLDPLRIPELLQKYDLRPQKSLGQNFLADHNALLKIVRDSGVGPGDRVLEIGAGLGSLTRLLADSAQSVTAIEIDEHLFPALESVTAPFSNIYLVKGDILEIPPETLFQEDGYLVIANIPYYITSAVIRHLLEAKIRPARLVLTMQKEVAERIINRDEKMSLLSLSVLVYGVPRISSQIPAQCFLPAPKVDSNVLVVDLYEQPLLTEAEMDDLFKLAHAAFNQKRKMLRNSLRPLLDGDADAVTLTLEQAGIEPGARPENLTLDEWIRLVKVFTAR; translated from the coding sequence ATGACCCTCGATCCCCTGCGCATTCCCGAACTCCTGCAGAAATATGACCTGCGTCCCCAAAAGTCATTGGGGCAAAATTTCCTCGCGGATCATAACGCCCTGCTCAAGATCGTGCGTGATTCCGGCGTTGGGCCAGGTGACCGTGTGCTGGAAATCGGCGCCGGCTTGGGCAGCCTGACCCGCTTGTTGGCAGACAGTGCTCAATCCGTCACGGCAATTGAAATTGATGAGCATCTTTTTCCCGCTTTGGAATCGGTCACAGCACCTTTTTCGAATATCTACCTGGTGAAAGGGGATATTTTGGAGATTCCTCCTGAAACACTTTTCCAGGAGGATGGCTATCTGGTGATCGCCAATATTCCGTATTACATCACCTCTGCGGTCATCCGGCATCTGCTGGAAGCTAAAATCCGCCCGGCCAGGCTGGTGCTGACTATGCAAAAAGAGGTGGCGGAGCGGATCATCAATCGCGATGAGAAGATGAGCTTGCTTTCGCTGTCGGTGCTGGTATATGGTGTCCCCCGAATCAGCAGTCAGATCCCGGCCCAGTGTTTCCTTCCTGCCCCTAAAGTCGATTCCAACGTTTTGGTGGTGGATTTATATGAACAGCCCTTGCTCACTGAGGCTGAGATGGATGACCTCTTCAAATTGGCCCATGCCGCCTTTAACCAGAAGCGGAAGATGCTTCGGAACTCCCTGCGGCCCCTGTTGGACGGTGACGCTGATGCCGTCACGCTGACACTGGAGCAGGCCGGAATTGAACCTGGGGCACGGCCGGAGAACCTCACCCTGGATGAGTGGATTCGCCTGGTGAAGGTGTTTACAGCCCGTTAA
- a CDS encoding GNAT family N-acetyltransferase produces the protein MKVQLIPFDFERDFLRVRDFLSQTYGHYGHSMNWRIERWEYAFGFLAPCFANIREDPPSQESVNRALQFMNDHTGIWETQTGEIAGVVCIEHADRTHSSFGQFFIQRHPDHLDLLPEMLDYAEKYLTNPDNGQLYIFADPEDRDLVSLIEQRGFISNPDWPANESEFDLVKQALPPAPNLPEGFRLQSMADDNDLAKRCEIFGRGFNHPDPLEWPSVLSYEHLQKAPDYRPAQDIVVTAPDGQFVAFSLIWYDAPNKLAILEPVGTHPDFRRRGLAREAIYEGMRRVKKLGAEKVIVGSDQQFYKAIGFSVVETRIKFKKVY, from the coding sequence ATGAAAGTACAACTTATACCTTTTGATTTCGAACGAGATTTCCTCCGCGTTCGTGATTTCCTCTCCCAAACCTATGGCCATTACGGTCACTCGATGAACTGGCGTATCGAGCGCTGGGAATATGCCTTTGGGTTCTTGGCGCCCTGCTTCGCCAACATTCGTGAGGACCCGCCCAGTCAAGAGTCCGTGAATCGGGCTTTACAGTTCATGAACGACCATACCGGGATTTGGGAAACGCAAACAGGCGAGATCGCCGGGGTGGTGTGCATCGAGCATGCCGACCGGACCCATTCCTCCTTTGGCCAATTCTTCATCCAGCGCCATCCCGACCATCTGGACCTGCTTCCTGAAATGTTGGATTACGCTGAAAAATATTTAACAAATCCGGACAACGGCCAGTTATACATTTTTGCCGATCCTGAAGATCGAGATCTGGTCAGCTTGATTGAACAACGCGGCTTTATCAGCAATCCAGATTGGCCTGCCAATGAGAGTGAGTTTGACCTGGTGAAACAAGCCTTGCCCCCTGCCCCCAACTTACCGGAGGGATTCAGGCTCCAATCCATGGCAGACGATAACGACCTGGCGAAACGCTGTGAGATTTTTGGCCGGGGGTTCAATCACCCTGACCCGCTTGAATGGCCGTCTGTCCTGTCATATGAGCATCTGCAAAAGGCGCCTGATTACCGCCCTGCGCAGGATATCGTCGTCACGGCGCCAGATGGTCAATTCGTAGCTTTCAGCCTGATCTGGTATGACGCGCCAAACAAGCTCGCAATTTTGGAGCCGGTGGGCACACACCCGGATTTCCGGCGGAGAGGATTGGCACGGGAGGCAATCTACGAGGGTATGCGGCGGGTGAAGAAACTGGGCGCAGAGAAGGTGATCGTAGGATCAGATCAACAGTTTTATAAAGCTATCGGATTTTCTGTAGTCGAAACACGGATAAAATTTAAAAAGGTTTACTGA
- a CDS encoding DUF348 domain-containing protein → MTKFDTIKQNLNKNKRILFPAAILAILAGMVLIFFGLLRTVTVVINGTAQTVRTPALTVSGVLRAAGLPGDSANKSQPSQGRLIWNTPLVTVQTAREVVLSTPEYEISIRSAESIPANLLEQVEIPLYPNDQVRVNGAKVDALESLNTTEGFVMQYLPAQPITLEIGNQITTIYSAETTLGAALEEAQIALSPQDVVSLDLATPMDGPLMVSIRKVRAVTVMVDGKMVSGMTAAETVGGALLALDIPLQDLDYSIPAETADLPEDGQIELVRVHEEIQIATDEVAYANSYVEDPTTPLDETSVVEPGQMGIYASRVRVRYADGEEVWRDSDGTWQASEAKDGILGYGTDIVIQTAVVDGITIEYWRKKSVYATYYVPCDAYGNCYDGTAGGYPLQKGIIAVMPWWYSVPEGLAMADLQVYVQGYGYGIIGDVCGGCSGNTPWIDLAYRDTDDINWVNGWTVMYFLTPVPDRYIPAIITP, encoded by the coding sequence ATGACTAAATTTGACACAATCAAACAAAACTTGAATAAAAACAAGAGAATACTTTTCCCGGCAGCCATCCTCGCGATTCTGGCCGGGATGGTGTTGATCTTTTTCGGCCTGCTGCGAACAGTGACCGTTGTGATCAACGGTACGGCCCAGACTGTCCGCACCCCGGCGCTGACCGTGTCGGGTGTGCTGCGGGCAGCCGGCCTGCCCGGTGACTCGGCGAATAAGTCGCAGCCCAGTCAAGGCCGCCTGATCTGGAATACGCCCCTGGTGACCGTTCAGACCGCCCGAGAAGTAGTCCTTTCTACCCCTGAATATGAAATTTCGATTCGGTCCGCTGAATCGATTCCCGCGAACCTGCTCGAACAGGTGGAGATACCGCTTTACCCCAATGATCAGGTCCGCGTGAATGGTGCGAAGGTGGATGCTCTGGAATCCCTTAACACCACCGAGGGTTTTGTGATGCAATACCTGCCAGCCCAGCCGATCACTCTGGAAATTGGCAATCAGATCACGACGATCTATAGCGCTGAAACCACCCTCGGAGCAGCCCTGGAGGAGGCGCAGATCGCTCTATCTCCTCAGGATGTGGTCTCACTTGACCTGGCAACACCTATGGATGGTCCCCTGATGGTGAGCATCCGCAAAGTACGAGCCGTGACCGTTATGGTGGATGGCAAGATGGTGAGCGGGATGACTGCTGCGGAAACCGTGGGCGGCGCACTGCTGGCACTGGATATCCCCCTGCAGGATCTGGATTACAGCATACCTGCTGAAACGGCTGACTTGCCCGAGGATGGGCAGATCGAGCTGGTTCGGGTGCATGAAGAAATCCAAATTGCCACGGATGAAGTGGCTTATGCCAATTCCTATGTTGAAGACCCCACCACACCGCTCGATGAGACCTCGGTGGTTGAACCCGGGCAGATGGGGATTTATGCCTCCCGTGTGCGTGTTCGTTACGCCGATGGGGAAGAAGTCTGGCGGGATAGTGACGGCACATGGCAAGCCAGCGAAGCCAAAGACGGCATTCTGGGTTACGGCACCGATATTGTGATCCAGACTGCGGTTGTGGATGGCATCACGATTGAATATTGGCGCAAAAAGAGCGTCTATGCCACCTATTACGTGCCCTGCGATGCCTATGGCAATTGTTATGATGGCACCGCCGGCGGCTATCCCTTGCAGAAGGGAATTATAGCGGTGATGCCCTGGTGGTATTCCGTGCCGGAAGGCCTGGCAATGGCGGACCTGCAGGTTTATGTGCAGGGCTATGGATATGGGATCATCGGTGATGTCTGCGGCGGCTGCAGCGGCAATACACCCTGGATTGACCTGGCGTATCGTGACACAGACGATATCAACTGGGTCAATGGCTGGACCGTCATGTATTTCCTGACTCCTGTGCCCGACCGATATATACCAGCGATCATCACACCATGA
- a CDS encoding polyprenol monophosphomannose synthase: MKIIQVIPTYNEAENLPLLVNALLSQGIKGLNLLIVDDNSPDGTGAVADQLAGEYPNQVSVLHRQGKEGLGKAYIQGFKQALDQGAEVIGMMDADLSHPPDRLPALLDALDEADVVIGSRYTPGGSVDKTWPLFRKFLSWFGNTYARTILGLPIKDTTGGFRLWRREALEAIPFNESRSSGYVFIVELAYMAKLADLKFAEVPIYFAERSHGDSKMSLRIQIEAAFRVWQLRRLYRDQ, translated from the coding sequence ATGAAAATCATTCAAGTCATCCCGACCTATAATGAAGCTGAGAACCTCCCCTTACTGGTGAATGCCTTGCTTTCCCAGGGAATCAAGGGGCTTAATCTTTTGATCGTGGATGACAACAGTCCCGATGGAACCGGCGCGGTCGCAGACCAACTGGCCGGCGAGTACCCGAACCAGGTTTCTGTTCTGCATCGCCAGGGCAAGGAAGGACTCGGTAAAGCCTACATTCAGGGTTTCAAGCAGGCCTTGGATCAGGGCGCAGAAGTAATTGGGATGATGGATGCCGATCTCAGCCATCCCCCTGACCGCCTGCCTGCCCTGCTGGATGCGCTGGATGAGGCGGATGTCGTGATTGGTTCCCGATACACACCCGGCGGCAGCGTAGATAAAACCTGGCCGCTATTCCGCAAGTTCCTCTCCTGGTTCGGCAACACCTATGCCCGGACCATCCTGGGATTGCCCATCAAAGACACCACCGGCGGTTTCCGGCTCTGGCGGCGGGAAGCGCTGGAGGCCATCCCCTTCAATGAAAGCCGCTCCAGCGGTTATGTTTTCATCGTGGAGTTAGCCTACATGGCAAAACTGGCGGATTTGAAATTTGCTGAGGTGCCTATCTATTTCGCTGAACGCAGTCACGGGGATTCCAAGATGTCCTTGCGCATCCAAATTGAGGCGGCCTTCCGCGTTTGGCAGCTCAGACGGCTCTACCGCGATCAATAA
- a CDS encoding LLM class flavin-dependent oxidoreductase, whose amino-acid sequence MKFGLMLPNTGKDYGNPTVLINLAELAEKSGWDGFFIWDHIGGRGKSPIVDSWMCLAAIATVTKTIRIGTMITPLSRRRPWKVAREIITLDHISGGRVILGVGLGDLVNKDFQSFGEVTNPKKRAEMLDESLEIIAGLQSGQEYSFSGKHYQILDTLFQPTPIQTPRIPVWVASHWPFKRPLTRAARWEGVLPRQWSAGPITPEVIREISSYITKNRKSTDAFDIIKYGLTTGEDVAKDRAMVQEYQDAGATWWVDEIFSSRGSLNQIKARIALGPPN is encoded by the coding sequence ATGAAATTTGGTTTGATGTTGCCGAATACGGGGAAGGATTATGGAAACCCAACTGTTCTGATCAACCTCGCTGAGTTAGCTGAGAAGTCGGGTTGGGATGGCTTTTTTATCTGGGACCATATTGGTGGGAGAGGTAAATCACCCATAGTTGATTCCTGGATGTGTTTAGCGGCGATCGCCACTGTGACTAAAACGATACGCATAGGGACAATGATCACGCCATTGTCAAGGCGTAGACCATGGAAGGTTGCGCGGGAAATTATCACATTGGATCATATATCAGGTGGCCGGGTAATTTTAGGAGTCGGGCTAGGCGATTTGGTCAATAAGGACTTTCAATCTTTTGGGGAGGTCACTAATCCAAAAAAACGAGCAGAGATGCTGGATGAAAGCCTGGAAATTATCGCTGGCCTTCAATCTGGTCAAGAATATTCGTTTTCAGGAAAACATTATCAGATTTTAGATACGTTATTCCAGCCAACGCCAATTCAAACCCCAAGAATTCCAGTTTGGGTTGCATCTCATTGGCCATTTAAACGGCCCTTAACTCGTGCAGCTCGCTGGGAAGGCGTTTTGCCACGTCAGTGGAGTGCAGGGCCGATCACGCCTGAAGTGATCAGGGAGATATCCTCTTATATAACAAAAAACAGAAAATCTACCGATGCGTTTGACATTATAAAATATGGGCTGACTACTGGTGAAGATGTTGCCAAGGACAGGGCTATGGTCCAAGAATATCAGGATGCGGGTGCAACATGGTGGGTTGACGAGATTTTTTCAAGTAGGGGTTCGCTGAATCAAATTAAGGCGCGGATAGCCTTAGGCCCTCCTAATTAA